A region from the Pithys albifrons albifrons isolate INPA30051 chromosome Z, PitAlb_v1, whole genome shotgun sequence genome encodes:
- the SERINC5 gene encoding serine incorporator 5 isoform X1, translating into MSARCCAGQLACCCGTAACSLCCKCCPKIKQSTSTRFMYALYFILVTIICCVMMSTTVANKMKMHIPFYKEMCESIQAGEMCEKLVGYSAVYKVCFGMACFFFLFFLFTIKISSSKSCRAYVHNGFWLVKLIVLAAMCSGAFFIPDQDTFLNAWRYVGATGGCLFIVIQLILLVEFAHKWNKNWTAGANHKQVWNGLLALVTLILYSIAAAALVLMALFYTHAEGCMYNKVLIGVNGGLCLFVSLVAISPCVQNRQPHSGLLQSGVISCYVMYLTFSALSSKPPETILDENNQNITICVPEFSQGLHRDENLVTGLGTTILFGCILYSCLTSTTRSSSEALRGIYATAETEVARCCFCCVPDGDAGAEEHIEKRGGQTVVYDEKKGTVYSYAYFHFVFFLASLYVMMTVTHWFHYETAQMEKFFTGTWSIFWIKMVSCWVCVCLYLWTLIAPLCCPTREFSV; encoded by the exons TTGGCCTGCTGCTGTGGTACTGCTGCTTGTTCCTTGTGCTGCAAATGCTGCCCCAAGATAAAACAGTCAACCAGCACCCGCTTCATGTATGCACTTTACTTCATCCTGGTGACTATCATCTGTTGTGTCATGATGTCAACAACTGTAGctaacaaaatgaaaatgcac ATTCCCTTCTACAAGGAGATGTGCGAGAGTATTCAGGCGGGTGAGATGTGTGAGAAGTTGGTGGGATACTCTGCGGTGTACAAAGTCTGTTTTGGAATGgcctgtttcttctttttattcttcttgtTCACTATCAAAATtagcagcagcaaaagctgcCGAGCATATGTTCATAATGG ATTCTGGCTGGTTAAACTTATAGTTCTGGCAGCAATGTGCTCAGGAGCCTTCTTCATTCCTGATCAGGACACTTTCCTCAATG CCTGGCGATACGTAGGAGCAACAGGAGGGTGCCTTTTCATTGTTATTCAGCTCATCCTGTTGGTTGAGTTCGCACacaaatggaataaaaattg GACTGCAGGTGCAAACCACAAGCAAGTGTGGAACGGTTTGCTTGCCTTGGTCACTCTCATCTTGTACTCCATTGCTGCGGCAGCTCTGGTCCTCATGGCTCTGTTCTACACACACGCAGAGGGCTGCATGTACAACAAGGTCCTGATTGGAGTTAACGGGGGCCTGTGCCTCTTTGTGTCTCTGGTGGCCATATCACCTTGCGTCCAGAATC GTCAGCCCCATTCTGGTTTGCTACAGTCAGGAGTTATCAGCTGCTATGTCATGTACCTCACTTTCTCAGCACTATCCAGCAAGCCACCAGAAACCA TCTTGGATGAAAACAATCAGAATATCACAATCTGTGTACCTGAATTCAGTCAAGGCCTGCACAGAGATGAAAACCTGGTTACTGGCTTGGGTACTACGATTTTGTTTGGCTGCATTTTATATTCCTG TTTGACCTCAACAACACGATCAAGCTCAGAGGCGCTGAGAGGAATATATGCAACGGCTGAAACTGAA GTAGCTCGTTGCTGCTTTTGCTGTGTACCTGATGGAGATG CTGGTGCTGAAGAGCACATTGAAAAAAGGGGAGGCCAGACTGTGGTTTATGACGAGAAGAAAGGCACAGTTTACAGTTACGCCTACTTccactttgttttcttcctggcTTCACTCTACGTGATGATGACAGTAACTCATTGGTTCCA ttaTGAAACTGCACAGatggaaaaattcttcactggaACCTGGTCCATCTTCTGGATTAAGATGGTCTCCTGttgggtgtgtgtctgtctgtacTTATGGACTCTTATTGCTCCACTCTGTTGCCCAACCAGAGAGTTCTCAGTGTGA
- the SERINC5 gene encoding serine incorporator 5 isoform X2 codes for MYALYFILVTIICCVMMSTTVANKMKMHIPFYKEMCESIQAGEMCEKLVGYSAVYKVCFGMACFFFLFFLFTIKISSSKSCRAYVHNGFWLVKLIVLAAMCSGAFFIPDQDTFLNAWRYVGATGGCLFIVIQLILLVEFAHKWNKNWTAGANHKQVWNGLLALVTLILYSIAAAALVLMALFYTHAEGCMYNKVLIGVNGGLCLFVSLVAISPCVQNRQPHSGLLQSGVISCYVMYLTFSALSSKPPETILDENNQNITICVPEFSQGLHRDENLVTGLGTTILFGCILYSCLTSTTRSSSEALRGIYATAETEVARCCFCCVPDGDAGAEEHIEKRGGQTVVYDEKKGTVYSYAYFHFVFFLASLYVMMTVTHWFHYETAQMEKFFTGTWSIFWIKMVSCWVCVCLYLWTLIAPLCCPTREFSV; via the exons ATGTATGCACTTTACTTCATCCTGGTGACTATCATCTGTTGTGTCATGATGTCAACAACTGTAGctaacaaaatgaaaatgcac ATTCCCTTCTACAAGGAGATGTGCGAGAGTATTCAGGCGGGTGAGATGTGTGAGAAGTTGGTGGGATACTCTGCGGTGTACAAAGTCTGTTTTGGAATGgcctgtttcttctttttattcttcttgtTCACTATCAAAATtagcagcagcaaaagctgcCGAGCATATGTTCATAATGG ATTCTGGCTGGTTAAACTTATAGTTCTGGCAGCAATGTGCTCAGGAGCCTTCTTCATTCCTGATCAGGACACTTTCCTCAATG CCTGGCGATACGTAGGAGCAACAGGAGGGTGCCTTTTCATTGTTATTCAGCTCATCCTGTTGGTTGAGTTCGCACacaaatggaataaaaattg GACTGCAGGTGCAAACCACAAGCAAGTGTGGAACGGTTTGCTTGCCTTGGTCACTCTCATCTTGTACTCCATTGCTGCGGCAGCTCTGGTCCTCATGGCTCTGTTCTACACACACGCAGAGGGCTGCATGTACAACAAGGTCCTGATTGGAGTTAACGGGGGCCTGTGCCTCTTTGTGTCTCTGGTGGCCATATCACCTTGCGTCCAGAATC GTCAGCCCCATTCTGGTTTGCTACAGTCAGGAGTTATCAGCTGCTATGTCATGTACCTCACTTTCTCAGCACTATCCAGCAAGCCACCAGAAACCA TCTTGGATGAAAACAATCAGAATATCACAATCTGTGTACCTGAATTCAGTCAAGGCCTGCACAGAGATGAAAACCTGGTTACTGGCTTGGGTACTACGATTTTGTTTGGCTGCATTTTATATTCCTG TTTGACCTCAACAACACGATCAAGCTCAGAGGCGCTGAGAGGAATATATGCAACGGCTGAAACTGAA GTAGCTCGTTGCTGCTTTTGCTGTGTACCTGATGGAGATG CTGGTGCTGAAGAGCACATTGAAAAAAGGGGAGGCCAGACTGTGGTTTATGACGAGAAGAAAGGCACAGTTTACAGTTACGCCTACTTccactttgttttcttcctggcTTCACTCTACGTGATGATGACAGTAACTCATTGGTTCCA ttaTGAAACTGCACAGatggaaaaattcttcactggaACCTGGTCCATCTTCTGGATTAAGATGGTCTCCTGttgggtgtgtgtctgtctgtacTTATGGACTCTTATTGCTCCACTCTGTTGCCCAACCAGAGAGTTCTCAGTGTGA
- the SERINC5 gene encoding serine incorporator 5 isoform X3 → MCESIQAGEMCEKLVGYSAVYKVCFGMACFFFLFFLFTIKISSSKSCRAYVHNGFWLVKLIVLAAMCSGAFFIPDQDTFLNAWRYVGATGGCLFIVIQLILLVEFAHKWNKNWTAGANHKQVWNGLLALVTLILYSIAAAALVLMALFYTHAEGCMYNKVLIGVNGGLCLFVSLVAISPCVQNRQPHSGLLQSGVISCYVMYLTFSALSSKPPETILDENNQNITICVPEFSQGLHRDENLVTGLGTTILFGCILYSCLTSTTRSSSEALRGIYATAETEVARCCFCCVPDGDAGAEEHIEKRGGQTVVYDEKKGTVYSYAYFHFVFFLASLYVMMTVTHWFHYETAQMEKFFTGTWSIFWIKMVSCWVCVCLYLWTLIAPLCCPTREFSV, encoded by the exons ATGTGCGAGAGTATTCAGGCGGGTGAGATGTGTGAGAAGTTGGTGGGATACTCTGCGGTGTACAAAGTCTGTTTTGGAATGgcctgtttcttctttttattcttcttgtTCACTATCAAAATtagcagcagcaaaagctgcCGAGCATATGTTCATAATGG ATTCTGGCTGGTTAAACTTATAGTTCTGGCAGCAATGTGCTCAGGAGCCTTCTTCATTCCTGATCAGGACACTTTCCTCAATG CCTGGCGATACGTAGGAGCAACAGGAGGGTGCCTTTTCATTGTTATTCAGCTCATCCTGTTGGTTGAGTTCGCACacaaatggaataaaaattg GACTGCAGGTGCAAACCACAAGCAAGTGTGGAACGGTTTGCTTGCCTTGGTCACTCTCATCTTGTACTCCATTGCTGCGGCAGCTCTGGTCCTCATGGCTCTGTTCTACACACACGCAGAGGGCTGCATGTACAACAAGGTCCTGATTGGAGTTAACGGGGGCCTGTGCCTCTTTGTGTCTCTGGTGGCCATATCACCTTGCGTCCAGAATC GTCAGCCCCATTCTGGTTTGCTACAGTCAGGAGTTATCAGCTGCTATGTCATGTACCTCACTTTCTCAGCACTATCCAGCAAGCCACCAGAAACCA TCTTGGATGAAAACAATCAGAATATCACAATCTGTGTACCTGAATTCAGTCAAGGCCTGCACAGAGATGAAAACCTGGTTACTGGCTTGGGTACTACGATTTTGTTTGGCTGCATTTTATATTCCTG TTTGACCTCAACAACACGATCAAGCTCAGAGGCGCTGAGAGGAATATATGCAACGGCTGAAACTGAA GTAGCTCGTTGCTGCTTTTGCTGTGTACCTGATGGAGATG CTGGTGCTGAAGAGCACATTGAAAAAAGGGGAGGCCAGACTGTGGTTTATGACGAGAAGAAAGGCACAGTTTACAGTTACGCCTACTTccactttgttttcttcctggcTTCACTCTACGTGATGATGACAGTAACTCATTGGTTCCA ttaTGAAACTGCACAGatggaaaaattcttcactggaACCTGGTCCATCTTCTGGATTAAGATGGTCTCCTGttgggtgtgtgtctgtctgtacTTATGGACTCTTATTGCTCCACTCTGTTGCCCAACCAGAGAGTTCTCAGTGTGA